CAAAAATGAGGTAGTTCAAATAGTTGTTGTGGTgataaagcaaaaacaacaaagaagtaTTCCTGCTGTGCAGATGTGGAGCTGCTGCCGACTTATCCCTGAGATTGCTCATGTACCTGAGAACACAGTGCAGGAATGAGGGCTTtagattaaaatatacaaaaatacaaaaccagaatatttatatttaaaaaaaaaaaaagttaaaaaatgctCAAGATACGTCATTCGCACACAGCTAGTGCAGTTGGCATCGTGGAGAAAGTGGGACCCAAGGTGCAGTTATTCAAgggagcaaataaataaaattgttggCCCAGAATGGGATAGGAGTGAGCTCAGGAGCAGTAAGTCTGCAGCTGTCCCAACCAGCCCTTTGGTCTGTCATCAGAACCCACTACTTGGGACAGTTCCCAGCACCCTGTCCCCACAGTGGGTTATGAGAAGACCAGACGGGTAAAACCTTGCCCTAGCCCTGAGATTCCCTCCCACAGAATGTAGCGGCTCCTTAGTTGGGTCCACCAATCTGCTCCTATTAATTTTTTCACTCTGGcatgagaaatatttttataaatctttctttcaaaggaaaacaACTTCACACTCCAAGCTACTACCAAAAAGCTGGAGATTCTAGGGGTATTTTGTGTAGGTTTTCAAGGTTATTTCTCCTGAAAGCCCTCACTTGCATTTGGACAGAGCCATGGCTGGAGTTCCTTTGCCTCACCCCTTCCTCCCAAGATGGAAGAGGGGATGATGCTGTGGACCCCAGCCTGAGATACAGGGCAGTGCCAGCTGTCCCCTACCCACCCTATCCCACTTTCTCCATTCTGCCGATTGATGCCTGCTCCTTAGAACTTCCTGGTGGCAAAAGGATTGCCCCCACCCACTGTGGCTCAATTCTGGGCCTCtgggagcagggcagggctgtggatctcttcttcttcctcccgAAAGTAGGAGGGCTTTCCCTGGGAACTTGGGGCCTGCTGAGCTTTCAGTGGACATGAGGCCACCATATGGCTGATGCTCTGGCAGAAGTGGCACTTCTTAGGCTGGGGTGGCAGCTTGCATTCCTTGGCATGATGGTCTAGACCTCCACAGTTGTAGCACCTAGAGGAAAACAAGATAGTAAagatgagagagagggaggagagctcAGAATCCCTCCCCTGAGTAAGGTCACCTGGGCTCTGGTCCAGGTTCTATTATCACACTCACTTCTTTTCTGGGAGACCAATTCCCCCACTTATAAAAGATGCCAAGAATAGAAGTCACTGGTATCATCAGGGGACTTCATCGTGGCAGATGGTGAGAGTCTACTATACCCTTTTACTAAACAGGCCATCCATTTAAAATACAGGGTGAATTTAAAAAGAACCAGAATATGGTAACTGCTTAAGGTCAGCGCTAAGGTGCCCGAAGCCCATCGGTGAGATGAAGGAAACGTGGTGAAGAAGCAATAGATCAAACCATCTTTCCTCCTTCATTTACACTTTATGCTTTTTTGCATACCTGGTCACCTTTAGTTCTGAAATAACCATGTGAGGTTAATATATCACTATCCCCATTTAACGACAGAAGCTAGAGCTTACAACCCAAAATTACTTCTTCCAAGTAGAGGAACAAGGTCTCCTCATATGCCCTCCCCTCATCTTCCACATCCATGGTGGTACCCCAGTTTCCCCAGGGACCACAGGCTTCATTCTTGCCTTGGGTAACTTTGTCCAGTGGCAAGGAGTAGGAGGGAGGTGTGGGCACAGAAAATGGGGAGCACTCTCCCACACATGCACATAAGCATGTCCCTACCCATATAAGTTGCCCTCCAAGCCATACCTGTCTCCTTTTGATCTACGCTTCTGCATATTCTTCCCCTTTGGCCGCCTCTCACTCCCAATACAGAACACCCCACCAGGTCCGGTGACGCGGATAGATTCCAGGCCCTTGGCAGACTTCTTAAAGGT
Above is a genomic segment from Dasypus novemcinctus isolate mDasNov1 chromosome 9, mDasNov1.1.hap2, whole genome shotgun sequence containing:
- the LIN28A gene encoding protein lin-28 homolog A — its product is MGSVSNQQFAGGCAKAAEEAPENAAREGEEPQLLHGAGICKWFNVRMGFGFLSMTARAGVALDPPVDVFVHQSKLHMEGFRSLKEGEAVEFTFKKSAKGLESIRVTGPGGVFCIGSERRPKGKNMQKRRSKGDRCYNCGGLDHHAKECKLPPQPKKCHFCQSISHMVASCPLKAQQAPSSQGKPSYFREEEEEIHSPALLPEAQN